A single region of the Malus sylvestris chromosome 8, drMalSylv7.2, whole genome shotgun sequence genome encodes:
- the LOC126631789 gene encoding uncharacterized protein LOC126631789 isoform X2 — translation MTTTSPAPCSSSSTTTSSRSWSISEDSLKRYVQFASESCIQELLSASDSNRPNDGWKPLLTLGNGVEISKRRSGSFHTFRSRCLLTSLSPQQFITVANAIDAAKQWDPHLVEARYIKDLGDNLSIIRLRFGDHSKPLFRNREFVVYERRETMEDGTLVVAVASLPKEIAAGLEPKQNNAIRGLLLQSGWVVDKLQGHSCMVTYVVQVFLSLLNENAVRSCRMDAEVLCQST, via the exons ATGACCACTACTAGTCCAGCAccttgcagcagcagcagcaccaccaccagcaGCCGTTCCTG GTCCATAAGTGAGGACTCGCTTAAAAGGTATGTGCAGTTTGCAAGCGAAAGCTGCATTCAAGAATTACTGTCTGCTTCCGACTCCAACAGACCCAACGACGGCTGGAAACCCCTCCTTACTCTTGGCAACGGAGTTGAGATCTCCAAACGCAGGTCTGGATCCTTTCACACCTTCCGCAGCCGCTGCCTCCTCACTTCTCTGTCACCCCAGCAATTCATTACCGTTGCAAACGCCATTGATGCTGCCAAGCAATGGGATCCTCATCTTGTAGAAGCAAGGTACATAAAAGATCTTGGAGATAACCTCAGCATCATCCGTCTCAGGTTTGGAGATCATTCAAAGCCCCTCTTTCGAAACAGAGAATTCGTAGTCTACGAGCGACGTGAAACCATGGAAGATGGCACACTGGTGGTAGCAGTTGCTTCACTTCCAAAGGAGATAGCTGCCGGATTGGAACCAAAGCAAAATAACGCCATCAGGGGCCTGCTGCTGCAATCAGGATGGGTTGTTGATAAGCTTCAAGGTCACTCCTGCATGGTTACCTATGTTGTTCAG GTTTTCTTGTCATTGTTGAATGAAAATGCAGTTAGATCCTGCCGGATGGATGCCGAGGTGCTTTGTCAATCGACATAA
- the LOC126631789 gene encoding uncharacterized protein LOC126631789 isoform X1: protein MTTTSPAPCSSSSTTTSSRSWSISEDSLKRYVQFASESCIQELLSASDSNRPNDGWKPLLTLGNGVEISKRRSGSFHTFRSRCLLTSLSPQQFITVANAIDAAKQWDPHLVEARYIKDLGDNLSIIRLRFGDHSKPLFRNREFVVYERRETMEDGTLVVAVASLPKEIAAGLEPKQNNAIRGLLLQSGWVVDKLQGHSCMVTYVVQLDPAGWMPRCFVNRHNNRLVMIIENLKKLAQASPPTDAQTS from the exons ATGACCACTACTAGTCCAGCAccttgcagcagcagcagcaccaccaccagcaGCCGTTCCTG GTCCATAAGTGAGGACTCGCTTAAAAGGTATGTGCAGTTTGCAAGCGAAAGCTGCATTCAAGAATTACTGTCTGCTTCCGACTCCAACAGACCCAACGACGGCTGGAAACCCCTCCTTACTCTTGGCAACGGAGTTGAGATCTCCAAACGCAGGTCTGGATCCTTTCACACCTTCCGCAGCCGCTGCCTCCTCACTTCTCTGTCACCCCAGCAATTCATTACCGTTGCAAACGCCATTGATGCTGCCAAGCAATGGGATCCTCATCTTGTAGAAGCAAGGTACATAAAAGATCTTGGAGATAACCTCAGCATCATCCGTCTCAGGTTTGGAGATCATTCAAAGCCCCTCTTTCGAAACAGAGAATTCGTAGTCTACGAGCGACGTGAAACCATGGAAGATGGCACACTGGTGGTAGCAGTTGCTTCACTTCCAAAGGAGATAGCTGCCGGATTGGAACCAAAGCAAAATAACGCCATCAGGGGCCTGCTGCTGCAATCAGGATGGGTTGTTGATAAGCTTCAAGGTCACTCCTGCATGGTTACCTATGTTGTTCAG TTAGATCCTGCCGGATGGATGCCGAGGTGCTTTGTCAATCGACATAACAACAGACTCGTTATGATCATTGAAAATCTAAAGAAACTGGCACAAGCCTCTCCTCCTACTGATGCCCAAACATCCTGA